Proteins co-encoded in one Brassica oleracea var. oleracea cultivar TO1000 chromosome C4, BOL, whole genome shotgun sequence genomic window:
- the LOC106338833 gene encoding uncharacterized protein LOC106338833, whose translation MERALAKELPTLGHNTHIPQARAIGTHDEPNIHGHRAGIRAPAVENNNFEIKSRLINMIQSNKYHGLALEDPLDHLDNFDKLCGTTKINGVSEDAFKLRLFPFSVGDKAHTWEKSLSRDSITTWDECKKAFLTKFFSTSRTAKLRNEISGFRQRNLEGFGEAWERFNSYISQCPHHGFNMESLLSTFYRGALPKFRSQLDTASNGFFLRKTEADALELVENMAKIDGSFNDLNNNFLQLSSHFKALENQFASMPSTSKRPMGSLPGKSEQNSTEYCNVILSTTSSEIELSDHEKEAAAQIVDKTEHKAMERVKAQAELKVAAENLKRDEHKAENQVEREAVQRLKEVKLKGTTEVEQSPYDKFPFPQRVLTKAQKKVISKFRKDMSAVGVKLPEISHMRDAHVQMMLIRDILAHKEEVAELLDISTMQLDPPVTPKSLPKLETQGKFTLSCSLDGEESWD comes from the exons ATGGAGAGGGCATTGGCCAAGGAGCTACCAACCTTAGGCCACAACACCCACATCCCCCAAGCTAGAGCTATTGGCACACATGATGAGCCCAATATCCATGGGCATAGAGCTGGCATCAGAGCACCAGCTGTGGAAAACAACAACTTTGAGATCAAGTCAAGATTGATAAACATGATCCAGAGCAACAAGTACCATGGTCTTGCCTTGGAGGATCCACTAGACCACTTGGATAACTTTGATAAGCTGTGTGGAACAACAAAGATCAATGGTGTCTCTGAAGATGCATTCAAGCTAAGGTTGTTTCCATTCTCTGTGGGAGACAAAGCTCACACATGGGAGAAGAGCCTTTCAAGAGATTCAATCACCACATGGGATGAGTGCAAGAAAGCTTTCCTCACCAAATTCTTCTCTACTTCAAGAACTGCTAAGCTAAGGAATGAAATCTCTGGATTTCGTCAAAGGAATCTTGAAGGCTTTGGAGAAGCATGGGAAAGGTTCAACAGCTACATCTCTCAATGTCCTCATCATGGCTTCAATATGGAGAGTTTGCTTAGTACTTTCTACAGAGGTGCTTTGCCTAAATTTAGAAGCCAACTTGATACTGCTAGCAATGGTTTCTTCTTGAGGAAAACTGAAGCAGATGCTTTGGAGCTTGTAGAGAATATGGCTAAGA TTGATGGAAGCTTCAATGACCTCAACAACAATTTCCTCCAACTCTCCTCTCACTTCAAGGCTTTGGAGAATCAGTTTGCCTCTATGCCTTCAACCTCCAAGCGCCCAATGGGATCTCTACCAGGAAAATCAGAGCAAAATTCCACAGAGTATTGCAATGTTATCCTCTCTACTACTTCTTCTGAGATTGAGTTGAGTGATCATGAGAAAGAG GCTGCAGCACAGATTGTGGATAAGACTGAACACAAGGCTATGGAGAGGGTAAAGGCACAAGCTGAACTGAAGGTTGCAGCAGAAAATCTGAAGAGAGATGAGCACAAGGCTGAGAATCAAGTTGAAAGAGAGGCTGTGCAGAGGCTAAAGGAAGTAAAGTTGAAAGGAACCACTGAGGTTGAGCAGTCACCTTATGATAAGTTCCCATTTCCACAAAGGGTCCTCACCAAAGCTCAAAAGAAGGTGATCTCCAAGTTCAGAAAGGACATGAGTGCTGTAGGAGTTAAGCTTCCAGAGATCTCACATATGCGTGATGCTCATGTACAAATGATGCTCATCAGGGACATTCTAGCTCACAAAGAAGAAGTAGCAGAGCTTCTAGACATCTCTACTATGCAGCTTGATCCACCAGTCACACCAAAGTCCCTTCCCAAACTAGAAACCCAAGGGAAGTTCACCTTGTCTTGCTCCCTTG ATGGTGAAGAGTCTTGGGATTGA